A window from Solea senegalensis isolate Sse05_10M linkage group LG15, IFAPA_SoseM_1, whole genome shotgun sequence encodes these proteins:
- the prph2b gene encoding peripherin-2b produces MPFMPLKFTLQKRVKLAQGLWMLYWLLVIAGILIFSLGIFFKVELRKRSELMNNNESHAVPNLLILAGALACGLNAFGGKVCHDSLDPMKFSRWKPMLRPYLLTCCGFNVLLLLTALLCFLMQVALYLTLAEGLRFGIKFYKDTDTPGRCFMKRTLDMTQIEFRCCGNNNYRDWFEVQWISNRYLDMSNDEVKDRVLSNVEGKFLMDSVPFSCCNPGSPRPCIQHHLTNNSAHYDYDHRTEELNTWTRGCQEALFSYYSSIMNSVGAFVIITIILESVDMAGLKYLITALETMAEPENPECESEGWLLEKSVKETLVEQLAKVKSLVKTNQVQEGGDMPEA; encoded by the exons ATGCCGTTCATGCCACTGAAGTTCACCCTGCAGAAGCGGGTGAAGCTGGCTCAGGGACTCTGGATGCTCTACTGGCTCTTGGTCATCGCCGGGATCCTCATCTTCAGCCTCGGCATCTTCTTCAAGGTggagctgaggaagaggagcgagCTAATGAACAACAACGAGAGTCACGCAGTTCCCAACCTACTCATCCTGGCAGGCGCATTGGCGTGCGGCCTTAACGCCTTTGGCGGGAAGGTTTGCCACGACTCCCTGGACCCCATGAAGTTCTCCAGGTGGAAGCCGATGCTGCGGCCGTACCTTCTGACGTGCTGCGGCTTcaatgtcctgctgctgctcacggCGCTGCTCTGCTTCCTCATGCAGGTCGCTCTCTACCTGACGCTCGCCGAGGGCCTCAGGTTTGGCATCAAGTTCTACAAAGACACGGACACGCCGGGACGCTGCTTCATGAAGAGGACGCTGGACATGACGCAGATCGAGTTCCGCTGCTGTGGCAACAACAACTACAGGGACTGGTTCGAGGTCCAGTGGATCAGCAACCGCTACCTGGACATGAGCAACGACGAGGTCAAAGA TCGCGTCCTCAGTAACGTGGAGGGGAAGTTCCTGATGGACAGCGTTCCGTTTAGCTGCTGTAACCCCGGGTCACCTCGACCCTGCATCCAGCATCACCTGACCAATAACTCCGCCCACTATGACTACGACCACCGCACGGAGGAGCTGAACACGTGGACGCGCGGCTGCCAGGAGGCGCTGTTCTCCTACTACAGCAGCATCATGAACAGTGTGGGCGCGTTTgttatcatcaccatcatcctGGAG tccgTGGACATGGCAGGACTGAAGTACCTGATCACCGCTCTGGAGACGATGGCggagccggagaacccggagtgTGAAAGTGAGGGTTGGCTGCTGGAGAAGAGTGTGAAGGAGACGCTGGTGGAGCAGCTCGCCAAAGTCAAGTCACTGGTGAAGACCAACCAGGTGCAGGAGGGCGGGGACATGCCAGAGGCCTGa